The DNA window ATCGATCAGGGATTGTTTTTCCCGTATTGAAAAGGAAATGGGGCCAATCGATGTACTGGTAAACAATGCAGGAATGGGTAATCCTATCCCAGCTGAGGAGATAACCGAGGAAGACTGGGACTGGATGATGGATTTGAACCTGAAAGGAACCTTCTTCTGTTGCCAGGAAGCAGGAAAGAGGATGCTCTCCCGTAAGAAGGGACGTATCGTGAACATATCCAGCCAAGCTTCTGTGGTGGCCATCCCTCATGAGGCTGTCTATTGTGCTTCAAAAGGTGGACTGAACATGCTCACCAAGGTATTGGCCGCTGAGTGGTCCCCAAGCAACATTACGGTCAATGCAGTTGGCCCTACCTTCGTCTACACCCCTGGTACTGCTGAAAGACTCGATGACCCAGCATTCCTTGAAGGGGTACTTGATAAGATCCCCCGTGGAAAGGTTGCCTCCATTGACGATGTTGCATCTGCAGTTCTTTATTTCGCGAGTGATCATGCAGACATGGTAACAGGTACCCTCCTCATGGTCGATGGTGGCTGGACCGCCCTCTAAGATGAAGAGTAGGTAAAGAATAAGAGGAGTGTCTTGTTTTTTGGAACTCACAATCCTATCATCTACCCATGATATATATTGTTGAGGACAATCCAGCAATTGCGGAGACCATCCAAGCCTACTTGCAGTTATCAGGATACACCACTGAAGTATTCAGTAAGTGTGAAGGTGTCATTGAAAGTCTGGAATACAAACATCCCCGTCTTTGCATCCTTGATGTTATGCTGCCTGATGGGGATGGTTTTCTTCTAGCTAAGCAGATACATGCGTATGATATGAGTATCCCCTTCATATTCCTGACCGCTCGTGAATCCGAGAGTGATCGAATCACCGGTCTTGAACTCGGGTCAGAGGATTATATTGTAAAACCATTCAGTCCTAAGGAGTTGGTATTGCGGGTTCAGGCAATCCTCAGAAGAGTAGAGCAGGGTGGTAAGCAACAAACAGAAGGTGATGTATTTGAATTGGACGGTCATACGCTTCAACTCAATGCACACACCCATGAAGTCGTCCTTGATGGTACATTGCTATCCCTTACGGCGCTTGAATGGAAAATGCTTCTTCTGCTTGCTGAGAACAGTCCCCAGTTGATCACAAGACAGCGGCTTTTGGGTGAATGCCTGGGGTATGTACATGACGGAAGTGACAGAACGATCAACACCCATATGAAGAACCTGCGATCAAAGCTTGGATCAGTTGAATGGATCAAGACAGTGAGGGGATTCGGGTACGCATTTGCGGGGAAACGGAAGGAAAGTTAGGATGAGAAGAACCATTTCCCTGTCAAAGCTGAACTTCCTCCTGGTACTCCTCAGCCTTCTAGTGTTTACCTCCTTACTGTCCCTGATGCTCTTTTTCGGATTGGATGCAACCCAGGATGCCTGGTACTCCCAGCAAACCACTAGCCTGCAGAGACAGATTGAAGAACGGGTCCTGGAAGTCTACAGGCAAGAAGGAACGCTGAGTGAAGGAAGCCTATCCGTTGCATTGGAAGACCTATTGCAACAACCAACCTACCTGATCATCTCCGATACTGGGAGAAAAACGCTCTACTCCTACCATAAAACTGATCGCAGTGTTGGAAGGGCGAGGGGGTTTCAGTTTGGACAATTGGAAAACCAGAAGGTACTCCCCATCACCGGTGAGGATGGACAAACCATTGCCTACTATTCCATGCATCTGCCTACCTTTTCCGAGGTAGAAGCCAATGCAATGCTTGTCTCAGCTGCAAAGAATGTACTCATCTGGGCATTGCTTATTTCCTTGCTTGTAGCAGTACTGCTTGCCTTTCTCTTTTTTATCCCACTCAAGAAGCGGAGTCGGGAACTCACGGAAGGATTGTCCAGTATGGCCAATCGTCAGCGGGATGTTGTATTAAAACAAAGTATGGTGAGTGAGTTTGCAGACATCAGTGAAGCAGCAAAAAAACTCCAGGAAAATTTATTGCATGAGGAGAGGCTTCGTAGTCAGTGGGCTGCTGATATTGCCCATGACTTGAGAAGCCCCGTTACTGTGCTTAAAGGTCAGTTGGAAGGTGTTGCTGATGGAGTGTTGAAACTGGATGAACATCGCATTGCGCTTTTTCTGGCAGAAACAGAAAAATTAACGTATATGATCAATGATCTCTCGCTCCTGACGCATCTGGAATCGCCGGGCTATGCAGTACATACTGAGCCAGTAAGGGTAGATGAAGTACTCAAGAATCTATTGTCCCGATTTGAAGTGCAAGCAAAGCAGAAAGGGATGGAATTCTCTTACACTGCCATACCCCTGTTATTACCAGCCGATTTGAACCTGTTTACCAGACTCCTGGACAACTTGATTTCCAATGCAGTGCGATACGGAAATGCTCCTTCCTCTATTGGCATCCTTGTTGTGGGTGATTCGGCGGGTAATGCCGTGCAGCTGAGTATTGAAAACGAAGGAGTCATTGAGGAGGCCTTCCTCCCAAGACTTTTTGATAGACTAAGCAGAGCCGAAGCCTCTCGTACCAGTGAAGGTAGTGGGCTGGGGCTTTCCATAGTAAAAGCCATTGTTGAGGCTCATGGTTGGAATATTGCTGTGACCAGCAAGAAAAAAACCAAATTTACCCTCTACTTTACCTAATCTTTATCTACTGTTGAAACTCTCTGGACACTACAGTGCGAAACTCTAGTCAAGACAAACAAATTGACTGGAGGTCAAAGAATGAAGAACAAAAAACGTATTGGGATGGTAGCCATCCTGCTAATCGTCGGTATCGTAGCACTGAGTGCAGCTCCTGCATTCGCTCAAGGTAGAGCAGTAGCTCCAGTGCAGGGTAGGGCTGTAGCAACAGCTCCTAGAGCAAGTGTCCAGCAGAACCAGGCTGTGCAACAGCGTGTGATGATGATGGATTGTACTGCAGAAAATTGTATTTTTGACGAGCTTCCAGCTGAACTGCAGGCACAGATTGAAGAGAGAAGGGCTGAAGCTGAACTGAGACAGGCTGCAGGTGGCCAGTATCAGAGTGGATTTGCTAGTGGTCGTGGCCAGAGAGGCGGCTCACCTCAGGGTGGCATGGCCGGTGGCCGTGGACAGAAAGCTGGATCTCCACAAGGTGGATATGGCCGTCGCTAAATTGTAGATAACGTAATCTCCAAGAGGGTCTTCGGACCCTCTTTCTTAACGTAAATATCTGAAATAATGCATATATGATTGGTAATGATATATAATCATATAATAATATAAATACTTATATAATAAGAAAAAAGATGTTTTTCTTTAAAGAATATCCTTGAGAATCACTATCTCTGGGCGCATACTGAACATAGTAAACGCAAGGAGAGCATATGAGAATTATTGATGTATTAGTTATTGGGGGCGGTGCCTCCGGATTGCAGGCAGCAATCACCACGAAGACTACCTATCCAGAGAAAGAAGTGGTTTTGGTTCGTAAGGAAGAGCAAGTCCTGATTCCTTGTGGAATTCCCTATATTTTCGGAACGCTCAGTGACAGTAGCAAGGATATTCTCCCAGACAAGTTGCTTACCTCAGTAGGGGTTGAGATTGTCGTGGATGAAATGACCGAAATCAAGGTCAAGGAAAGACAATGCGTGTTTGCAAGTGGCGAAACGATGCAGTACTCCAAGTTGATCCTTGCCCTGGGCAGTATCCCCACCAAGCCGGCTTGGCTCAAGGGTGGAGATCTGGAAAGAGTATTCACCATACCTAAAAACAAGGTGTACCTTGACAAGATGCTTGATGAACTCAAAGATCTCAAGGAGATCATAGTCATTGGTGCCGGTTTCATCGGAGTTGAAGTGTCTGACGAGCTGAACAAGAAAGGGTACCATGTCACCTTATTGGAGATTGAGAAAGCAATCCTTAATCGTGCCTTTGACGATGAGTTTGGAGTCCTTGCCCAGGAGCATCTGGAAGAGCGTGGTGTAAAGGTCATTACCGGCAAGGGTGCCAGTGAGATCAAGGGAAAGGATGGAAAGGTCAGTGAGGTTATTCTCACCAGTGGTGAACATATCAAGGCTGATGCAGTAATCCTATCCATGGGATATGCACCCAATACTGCAATTGCAAAAGCAGCAGGCATTGAACTCAATGAGTTTGACTTCATCAAAACCTGTGAATATATGCGTGTATTGCCCTGTACCAGTGATATCGTTGCGGTAGGGGACTGTGCAGAGAAACGTGATTTTGTTACCAGGAAACTTGATCGTACGATGCTTGCCTCCACTGCATGTGCTGAAGCCAGGACAGCAGGTATGAACCTCTATTCTCTGAGCCCCTGTAAACCATTCACAGGGACCATTGCCATCTACTCTACAGCTATTGGCAATCATGCTTTTGGGACTGCAGGGATTACTGAGGCTCGTGCGGTAGCTGAAAATTTTTCGGTCATCTGTGGCAGTTTTACCGGTATGGATACCCATCCCGGAAACCTCGAGCACTCCCACAAGCAGATGGTGAAACTTATTGTTGCCAGCGATTGTGGCATGATTCTTGGTGCAGAGGTGTATGGCGGCACTACTATTGGGGAGTTGACCAACGCAATCGGTTTCCTTATTCAGAATCGTGTAACGGTCAAGCAGCTCCTTACGATGCAAATCGGTACCCAACCCTTGTTGACTGGTTCTCCTGCAGGGTATCCTTTGATCAAGGCAGCCGAAGTGGTCGTAAAGAAGATGCGCTGTTAGGCATTTTCATTGATTTCTCTTTTGCCCTGTGTATGCTATAGTTAGCAGGGCAAAGGAGAGGTAACCTATGAAAACACTCATCATCTATGCAACTCGATATGGTACGACCGGAGCATGTGCGAATCTACTCAGTGATGCACTGGAAGGGGAGGTCGTATTACAAAACCTTGCAGATAATCCCACGGTTGATCTTGCCGGGTTCGAGACTGTTGTCGTAGGAAGCCCTGTCTATGCAGGTAGGATTAACAAACGGGTTAAGCGTTTTTGCAGTGACCATGAATCGACCTTACTGGGTAAGCGTTTAGGACTCTTTACCTGTGATATGGAAGAGGGGGAAGGAAGTGTCAAGCAATTGGATCATTGCTATGCCCCTCCCTTGGTTGCCCATGCATTGGTAAAAAACAGTTTTGGAGGGCAGTTCCTCTTCTCCCATATGGGATGGTTCACCAAAAAGATGATCAAGATGATGAGCAAAAGTGATGAGGATGTCAAACGAATCCAATATGACGCGATCAAGGAATTTGCCGACGTACTCAACAGCTAGGCTGTGCTTTCTTCGTTGCTGCCTTTCTCAATCGATTGTTGATTGCTACCCCGATTCCCTGTTCAGGCAACAGGGAACATACCATGAAACGTAGTCCCATGCCATCTAGCTTCCTGATCGCCCAATAGAGCCTCATTGCGGCTTTCTCACTGTCCTTGTCTTCACTGATGTAGGCCACAGGGCCTTTGAACGAAACTCCAATATCCTCAGACAGTAATACGCCCACATCCTCACATCCTTGGTACTGACGAACATCATCAACCAGGTAGAGTGGGGTCGTTGGGGCATAGTGCGATTCCAGCAATCCTGGGCTTTCCATCTTGGTATCGGTAGGACCGGCTTGTTTTGCAATATCTACTTCGCCAAGCAGAGGAGAAAGCTCTTGGATACCAATTTTACCGGGTCTGAGAATGGTGGGAATGGGTGTATGCAACGCAAGTACTGTTGATTCAATTCCTACTGTACAGGCACCCCCGTCGAGGATTGCTGCTATCCTGCCTGAGAGTTGCTCTCTCACATGCTCGGCGGTGGTAGGGCTGGTATATCCAAACCGGTTGGCGCTTGGAGCTGCAATTGGCTTACCGCTTGCCTTGATCAGGGCAAGAGCAAGAGGATTTGCAGGCATTCTTACCGCTACCGTCTCGCTTCCTGCAGTGACTATGTCGGCAACCTGGGGGTGTTTCTTCATTACCAAGGTAAGGGGGCCGGGCCAAAATTGCTCCATGAGGGCTTTTGCTTGGTCGCTCACTTGAGCAACCAAGCCATCAAGTTGTGACAATTCAGCAATATGGACAATGAGAGGATCAAAGAATGGTCGTTCCTTGGCAGCGAAAATCCCCCTGACTGCTTCTTCGTTGGTGGCATCACCGCCTAGTCCATATACAGTCTCGGTTGGGAAAGCTACCAGCTTTCCTTCAGCGAGTAGTTTTGCATCCTCTTTGATCAATCGGGGGAGGTCTATAGCAGGGTTTGGGTACAAACGGGTATAGGTGTAAGCATCTTCCAAGGTATGGAAGTGGAAGGTGAGATAGGGAGTAGTAACACCTGAGAGTGGACAGTAACAGGTAAGCGTCAGATTCTCTCCCAGCAGGTAAGACGCTTTTTCTTCTTTTAGGAGTGTTAACGGCTCCTCAGTTTCTATGAAGGGGAAGGCAGGATACAGCTTCTGGTAGTGCTCTGCGCTCTTTTGCTCTTTTGGCGTATACACCACCAGTAAGCTTGCAGAGGCAAAATTGTTTGCAGTACATTGTACTAGCATGGAAACAGGTACCATAGTGGTATGCATGATAAAAAAGCCCTCCCGAGTGCTCTTACGTGAGCGTATCGCAAAGCGAGGGTTTCTTGCAAGTGAAGGAGAATGAGATGGTGGTAAGAGCGTACAGGGAGACTGACATTCCTAGGATGAGAGCCATCTGGAATGAGGTGGTTAAAGAAGGCAAAGCGTTTCCCCAGACAGAATGCCTTTCCGATACAAAGGCAATCTCCTTCTTTGCGAGTCAGAGTTTCTGTGGTGTTGCAGAGGATCAGGGAACCATCAAGGGGCTCTATATCCTTCACCCCAACAATGTTGGACGTGTTGGCCATATAGCCAATGCCTCGTATGCTGTGGATAACAGATTCCAAGGACAGGGGGTGGGGAAAGCCTTGGTTCAGGATTCCCTCTCCAGGTTGCCAAGGTTTGGTTTTCGGATCATGCAATTCAATGCAGTGGTTGCAACAAACAGTGCAGCAATTCATCTCTATGAATCACTCGGATTCCAAAGACTTGGCATCATTCATGGAGGATTTCTCATGCCTGATGGCTCGTATGAGGATATTATTCCCATGGTCTATTATGTGAATGCAGAAGCCTAAGTTAGAAGGATACACAAAGTTCCAGAATAAGAAATACTACTTTTTATGGTAAGGAGTATCCCTCAGGAAGAGTGAAGAAGATTCCTGATACGTATTCACCTATGATCTTGATCAAGGGAGGTGTCTCCCCCTTCCCATCATAATTAACCATTGAAGATTTCCTAATGGCATTATCTGTTGGTGTTATTTGCATAGTTCCATAAATGAGGAATAATGCCCTAGGTAGTGCTCATTCATTGAGAATATTTTATACAGTATATATTGTATAGTATATACTCATAGTGAGGGTGTACTATGGGGTGTACAATAGTGAGTGATGATGGATGTTTTGAATGGGAAGAAGGATTATACTATGGCAGATAGAGACGAATTGAGTGATAAAGAAGTAGAGGAATTAAAATCTCGTGGAATTGACTTTTCAGATATTCCGGAGCTTACTCCTGATTACCTGGAAACTCTGCAGCGAGTTGTGCCTAGGGATTATTATAAGGTGGTCCCTGTAAAGAAAGCCATCAGCATCAAGCTGGACGCTGATGTGCTGGAGTATTTCAAGGCAAAAGGAAAAGGATATCAGACAAGGATAAACAAGGTTCTTCGACAGGAAATGCTCAGGGAGACTGCTCCTTCCTATGGCAAGGAGAATCTCTCAAGCAAAAGAGAAGAAGATTCCTGATACTTATTCACCTATGATCTTAATCAAGGCATGTTTCTCTCTCTTATAGAAAGGCAAACAGTTTACTCATTATTGCTGCATAAAACTTTGGAAGACATCCTTAGTTTCAAGAATCCTTGATATGAATGGGTTTACATAGTTGCAAGACACGCTTTGTGAAAACCTCAGAATTTATTAGATCTCTTATATACTGTACTTCGATGCTGAACAGCAAGAATCAGGATAATAATTTCCTTGTCGACTATTTTGCAAATGATCCGGTAATTGCCAACCCGATACCTCCAATAACGTGAAAGGTTAGCTGTAAGAGGCTTTCCTAGCGACCTTGGATCTTTTCGGCCTTCCAGTTTTCTTAAGAATTTCAATATCTTGATTTTTACAGAGTTATCCAAAGCAGAAAGTTCCTTTTTAGCTTGCTCCTCAAACCTGATCTGATAAGCTATTTTCTGCAATAACTTCTTCAAGCGTAGTGGTTTTGCTGCGACCAGCTCTCACATCTTCGTCGCGTTTTTTTGCTAGGTAAATCATTTCAAGATCACAAACCTTATCTTCAAGCGCTTCCTGGATGTAGTACGTTTTTGTTCTGCCTGTTTGCTCTGCCAGGTTGTTAAGCCTGTCTACCAGTTCTTTCGGTAAGCGTACTGATATGCTCTCAGTCATGTAGGTCTCCTTTTTTGATCATTAGCAAATTCATGAACATTGTAATACACGTATTACATGTAATGCAAATATTATAACTAGTAATTTTTCTAAAACTACTAGAGTCAATTGCAAAATGGGTTTTCAGGAACCTAGTAATGCATAAGTATACAAAACCATCACTCACATACCCCATATCTGCTGCTGGCCCATGTGACTGACAGGAATCTGCCTCGATTTCGTTGTTAATTGCATGTTGGATATAGAAAAAAGGACCATTTTTTGTTATTGTTTAATTACCACAAAAAACAAACAAAAGAGGTCCTTCTTATGCACCATATTACACCAACCCCACTAGTTCTGCAATCCCTGCTCTTCTCCCATGACGACCTGGGCTCCTGCCTGTTCCGGGTACCCTCAGAGAGGGAGCTTGAGTTCCTGCAATATTATCATGGGGTGCAGTCCCTGCTCACCCCCGATGAATTGCACAGTTTGCAGAGAAGCCACCGCAGGGGAAGGCTCGGCTACGACCTGCTGCCGATACTGGGCATCATGCTGCTCAAGCTTCACCACCAGGTACGGACGGTGAAGGGAACACTGTCGCTCCTTTGTGAGAACGGGAACCTGAAGGACATGCTTGGAATCAACAGGGTACCCAGTGAGGCGAGTGTGAGCAGGCTTTCCAGGGAAGTGGAGAGGATCGTCGACCCCTCACTCCTCCATGAACGGGTGATACAGGCGTATACATCATCAATGGACAGGCTGGCAATCGGACACCTGAGCATAGACAGCACCACCATCGGGGCACGGGAGAAGCCCATCTAGACCAGGGCACCGGAAGCCAAGGCCAACGAGAAGAGAGGACGCAAGGCGAAGGGATCGCTGGAGGAACAACAGTATCGTGAGCGTCAGGCCAGGCTGGAGCAAGAACGGATTGCCTATCTGCAGGAATCCTTCGGGGAGTCGATGGAAAGACTGGAAATGCGCTGTTCCATTACCGCGAAACAGAATTCCAAGGGGAAGAAACAATGGTTCATCGGCTACAAGGCCCATCTTGCCACTGATGATTACGGGGTGCCCGTGAGCTTCGCGGTGACCGGGGCCTCGGTCCATGACAGCAAGGTCGCAGTCCCCCTCATGAAAAAGGCAAGGAAGACCACCGATTTCTTGTATGTACTGCTCGACAAGGGGTACATCAGCCCTGTGATCAACGAGACTATGTCGACATGATAGGAAGGAAGGCGATCATCGACCGCAGGGCCTACAAGGGGGTGGTCGCCGACCCCCTGGACCCCGCTTCCCAGAGGCGGTATGCCGCCAGGACCACCGTGGAGAGGACCAACGGCGAGCTCAAGGACGGGTTCCTTCCCGACATCATCTACAAGCGGGGAGCCCACGCCCGGTATGAGATCGCTCTGGCCATTCTCCTCACCACCATGAAGAAGGTGCGGAATGTGCTGATCCTGTATGAGCAACACAAGGCACAGAGGGTATCCTAGCCACAATCAAAGGAATTGAAGACACCCCTCCAACGAAGAAGGGATGCCTTGGTGCGTCTATCGACTTGCCTTGGGGGTGATTCTCTCCGTCATCCTGGAGAGAAAATCATCTGGTTGACTGTCGTGCCACCTGATATGAATGGTTATGCATAATTCCGTGTATATTCATACGTATTGCTTAGCATTTTGAAATTTGCTCACTAGAGTAAGAAACCTTAGATTTTAAAAATACGAATGAGGATGGTAGCGAATATTAGTTCTCTTGGATGTAAAATGATTTCTTGACACAGACAAATATGTCTATATAATTATGTATATATAGAAGGAGTTTTCAATTGTATACGTTGGACCCGGAGAAGAGCAAGAAGAACAAAAAGAAACACGGGTTCTCATTTGAAGATATTGCTGATGTGTTCGACGATCCAAATCTTTTGGATTGGGTCGATTGGGAACACTCAACATTGGAAGAGACCAGGTATCAGTGTATCGGACGACATGGAATTTACCTTGTAATAATGATTGCCTATACGGACAGGAATGGGGTCATCAGAATCATATCAGCGAGGGAGGCCTAAAAGAAGGCGTATTATGAGTATGAAGAAAAGAGAAGATAAGCAGATCGAGAGCGTCGAGAAAATCGATTTCTCTGACATTCCGGAGATGACTGATGAACAGTTGGCACAATTGCAGCCCTCTCATTTGCGTAATCCAGAGAATTATCGCCCAATCAAGAAAAAGATCAGCATCTATGTCGATGCTGATGTACTTGATCATTACAAGTCAAAAGGTAAAGGTTACCAAACAAAGATCAATCGGGTATTGCGGCAAGGAATGCTTAGGGAGACTGCTCCTTCCTATGGCAAGGAGGATACATCAAGTAAAAGTGGAAAGGATTTCTGATACTTATTCACCTATAATCTTAATCAAGGCATGTTTCTCTCTCTTCCCATCGAACTCAAAGTAGAAGATTTGCTCCCAAGTCCCAAAGTCGAGCCTTCCGTTTGTAATAGCACAGACCGTCTCTCGTCCCATGATGGTTCTCTTCAGGTGAGCATCCGCATTATCCTCATACCCATTGTGATTGTATTGGGAGTAGGGCTTTTCAGGAGCCAGTTTCTCAAGCCAACGTTCATAGTCCTGATGCAGACCACTCTCATCATCATTGATGAATACACTGGCTGTGATATTCATCGCATTGATCAATACCAATCCTTCCTTGATACCACTCTCATCAATAGCATCCTGGACATCACTGGTAATGTTTACTAATCCTCTTCTGGTAGGGAGATGGAAAAACAGTTCTTTTCTATAGTGTTTCATGCGTTCCTCCTGCTTACAGCATATGTAAAAATCCAAGTGAAGGTCAAATGGGATAAATGATTTATTAATATACCGTATTTCACATAAAAGTATTAATAATGTAAAATATAGCTATATTATATAGCTAATAAGTACATAATATACCTTGCTTTCAGAGAAATGCTGGTTTAGAATTAACTCGATCTTCTGGAACTGCTACTACCTTATTTGGTGGTATTTGCAATACAAAGGGTGTGTCCCGTGTTTTTTTCCAAGGAGGTCCTCATGCATGATCGAGCGAACGAGATCGCGGCGATTGTTTCTCAGCATAGAGAGCGACATGGTGCGCTTCTCTCCATACTGGAAGCAGTTCAGCGTACGAATGAACACAACTATCTTCCCAAACAAGAACTGGTAATGGTGGCCAAAGAGCTTGGAATCCCTCTCTCCCAAGTCTATTCGGTTGTCACATTCTATGCTTTCTTCAATCTGAAAGCACAAGGCGAACATGTAATTACCGTTTGCCGAGGAACAGCCTGTCACACCAGGGGCTCAAAGCCCTTGCTTGACAAGGTGTTGCATATGCTCGGCGTTGAGCTGGATGAAGATGGGATGGCTACCACCCCAGACTATCGTTTTACCGTACATACCGTGGCTTGTTTTGGGCAGTGTGCGCTTGCTCCGGTCATTGCCATCGATGGAGTGATCCACTCCATGGTAACCGAAGAAAAACTCACTACCATGATAGAAGCCCTCTCGGCACAGAAGGAGGGAGCATGAGCAGTATATTGGATCGGTTGGACAATGAAGGAAGAAAGACCCTCTATCCAGAAATTCCTGCTATTGCAGTTGGAATGGGCACATGTGGAATAGGAAGTGGTGCTGATGTGCTCTTTGAAACATTCCTGGCTCTCCAGAAGAAACAGAACGATGCTTTTCTGCTTCGCTCTGTTGGTTGTTTCGGCTGTTGTAGCGAAGAGCCTCTGGTACTGTTGTATAACCCTGGGAAACCGATGGTACTTCTGCATAAGGTAGGGGAAGCAGACTGTACCCAGATTGTACAAGCACTGCTTGATGGTACCTATTATGCAGAAAATGCCTTCTGCAAGATAAGCAGATGGGACCATCATCTCTCTCTACATGAATATGGAGAGGAGTACCCGGAACTTCCTGAATGGAATGAAATACCATTCTTCCATCCACAAGTAAAATTGGTGTTGCGTGATGCTGGGATTATCGACCCAACCAACATTGCTGAGTATGTCGCTGTTGGTGGATACAGAGCACTTGAGAAGGCGCTCTTTACCATGAACAGGGAAAGTGTACTCGGGGAAGTCAAGTCATCAAAGCTCAGGGGACGGGGAGGGGCTGGATTCCCTACCGGTCTTAAGTGGGAATTGATGAAAAAAGAAGAGTCAGAGAAGAAGTATTTGATCTGCAACGCTGATGAAGGTGACCCCGGTGCATATATGAACCGTAATGAGATGGAGAGTGATCCACATATGCTCCTTGAGGGCATGTTGATCGCTGCCTACGTTACAGGGGCGGATGAGGGGATCATCTATGTCCGTGCAGAGTACCCCTTGGCAGTGGAACGGCTAAGCAGAGCAATCCAGGATGCCTATGCCAATAATCTGTTGGGAGACGATATCCTTGGAGCAAATATGCGCTTCAATCTGCAGGTCGTGGAAGGTGCTGGAGCCTTTGTTTGCGGAGAGGAGACAGCACTTATAGCATCGCTAGAAGGAAGGGCTGGTCGTCCACGCTCAAAACCACCATTCCCAAGCCAGAAAGGATATCTTGGGTATCCGACAACCATCAACAATCTGGAGACCTGGTGCAATATTCCTCTCATCATTGGGAAGGGTAGTGACTGGTTTATGAGATACGGCATTCCTTCCTCACCCGGAACGAAAGTATTTTCCTTGGTAGGAAAAGTCAAGCATACCGGATTGGTCGAACTGCCCTTGGGAGAGAAGCTTACAACCTTGGTATATGAGGCAGGAGGGGGATCGGTTTCAAAAACAAAACGTATCAAAGCTGTACAGAGTGGAGGCCCCTCAGGAGGATGCATCCCCTCCCATCTCTTTGATAAGAGTATCGACTATGAGAGCTTGGCAGCCCTTGGTTCCATCATGGGCTCTGGAGGTATGGTTGTCATGGACAACGATAACTGTATGGTCGACTCAGCACGCTATTTTGTTGAATTCACGACCAAGGAGTCCTGTGGCAACTGTACCCCTTGTAGGGAAGGCCTCTCACAGGTACTTTCCATCCTGGACAGAATTACCAAGGGAGAAGGAAGGAAAGAAGATCTGGTGATGCTGGAGACCTTGGGTGCCCATATCAGTGACACAGCAATGTGTGGACTTGGTCAGTCTGCTACCAATCCTGTACTGACAACACTACGCTATTTCCCTGAGGAATATGAAA is part of the uncultured Sphaerochaeta sp. genome and encodes:
- a CDS encoding FAD-dependent oxidoreductase; protein product: MSSILDRLDNEGRKTLYPEIPAIAVGMGTCGIGSGADVLFETFLALQKKQNDAFLLRSVGCFGCCSEEPLVLLYNPGKPMVLLHKVGEADCTQIVQALLDGTYYAENAFCKISRWDHHLSLHEYGEEYPELPEWNEIPFFHPQVKLVLRDAGIIDPTNIAEYVAVGGYRALEKALFTMNRESVLGEVKSSKLRGRGGAGFPTGLKWELMKKEESEKKYLICNADEGDPGAYMNRNEMESDPHMLLEGMLIAAYVTGADEGIIYVRAEYPLAVERLSRAIQDAYANNLLGDDILGANMRFNLQVVEGAGAFVCGEETALIASLEGRAGRPRSKPPFPSQKGYLGYPTTINNLETWCNIPLIIGKGSDWFMRYGIPSSPGTKVFSLVGKVKHTGLVELPLGEKLTTLVYEAGGGSVSKTKRIKAVQSGGPSGGCIPSHLFDKSIDYESLAALGSIMGSGGMVVMDNDNCMVDSARYFVEFTTKESCGNCTPCREGLSQVLSILDRITKGEGRKEDLVMLETLGAHISDTAMCGLGQSATNPVLTTLRYFPEEYESHIVRKHCVAGTCEALVDELCSNSCPLSMRIPAYIALLRENRLVEAFTSTLEDNPLPGTLGRICHFHCQMRCRRDTLDAPVHQGELHRYLADTLYKMGNEQDVYQEMVARIPASTGKKIGIVGAGPAGLSAAFYLVRLGHEVTIYDEHKEAGGVLRYGIPSYRLPREVLAKELELFEQLPITFAFNKRLGKDMWLSDLKGNYDEVILALGSYHHATLQLEGADKGQVVQGTDVLNALAEGEVPLVGNRVVIIGGGNVAIDVARSLWRMGVEVTIAYRRDKEDMPANESEIEEAFSEGIPCIFNVAPKKVARDKKGRLEALEVEELAIGEYDLSGRRIRRGTGTIRAIPCDTVIVAIGERVDTDLLQKEKLGVSKRGHLEVNPYMYETNQEHVWAIGDVINGPSTAAEAMGQGKEVARLIDLKLSGEDRFAQLFTTFSYDQTVGKTLYEGKAINAEKLPVAARSGSFEEVNKGYTGRQARMEAGRCLRCDVKCEQEVLYG